From the genome of Armatimonadota bacterium, one region includes:
- the lon gene encoding endopeptidase La → MPDRLPLLPLKGTVVFPHQVQGLGVGRRKSLRAIEVALERDRLMVLAAQRDDDIEDPRPADIHTTGTICRVLQVGKQPDGVLQVVVEGIVRATVIAFHEEDPYFEVAVEQRPDGAEKTMEMEALMRGLISQLERFARLSRSVPPDQLVAAAQVEEPGRLADLVAQHISLKLEERQELLEAVPKIRLERLSTILSREIGVLELERKIQGRVRKQMEKSQREYFLKEQIKAIQQELGETDERQTEVSEYRKKIEAAGLPEHVNAKAVEELGRLEKMPPMVAEAVVVRTYLDWILAVPWTSRTEDRLDIDEARKILDEDHYGLEKAKDRVIEYLAVRKLSPESRGPILCFVGPPGVGKTSVGKSIARALGRKFVRISLGGVRDEAEIRGHRRTYVGALPGRIVQGMKTAGSRNPVFMLDEIDKLGMDFRGDPSAALLEALDPEQNHAFSDHYMELALDLSEVMFITTANILETIPPALRDRMEVIRFPGYIEEEKVKIAEQFLIPKQRKANGLTPEQIVFTTEALRTVAREYTREAGVRNLEREIGSICRKVATGVARGTSTGERVTRANMHKYLGPPKFRFGAAEREDEVGVATGLVYTEMGGDIVAVEATLMRGEGKLSLTGQLGDVMKESAQAALSYVRSRARRYGADEEFYQRTDVHIHVPAGAVPKDGPSAGITMATALASAVSGRPVRRDVAMTGEITLRGRILAIGGLKEKVLAAHRSGLRTVILPKENEKDLQDIPANVRKQVRLVLVDHMDAVLNEALLPQQGQEVPSPAPVVAPPAPFVPPMPPVPIKPERRPPEPQVS, encoded by the coding sequence ATTCCGGATCGCCTGCCACTCCTGCCGCTCAAGGGGACGGTCGTCTTTCCCCACCAGGTGCAGGGGTTGGGCGTGGGCCGCAGGAAGTCCCTCCGGGCCATCGAGGTCGCCCTGGAACGGGACCGCCTGATGGTCCTGGCTGCCCAGCGCGACGACGACATAGAGGATCCGCGCCCAGCAGACATACACACAACCGGAACCATATGTCGCGTGCTCCAGGTGGGCAAGCAGCCCGACGGGGTGCTCCAGGTCGTCGTCGAGGGCATCGTCCGCGCCACCGTGATCGCCTTCCACGAGGAGGATCCCTACTTCGAGGTCGCGGTTGAGCAGAGGCCCGACGGCGCCGAGAAGACCATGGAGATGGAGGCCCTCATGCGCGGGCTCATCTCCCAGCTCGAACGGTTTGCTCGCCTCTCCAGGTCTGTACCGCCTGACCAGCTCGTCGCGGCAGCCCAAGTGGAGGAACCCGGGCGTCTGGCCGACCTGGTTGCGCAGCACATCTCGTTGAAGCTCGAGGAGCGTCAGGAGCTGTTGGAAGCCGTACCCAAGATCCGCCTGGAGCGGCTCAGCACCATACTCAGCCGCGAGATCGGCGTCCTCGAACTGGAGCGCAAGATCCAGGGCCGTGTCCGCAAGCAGATGGAGAAGTCCCAGCGCGAGTACTTCTTGAAGGAACAGATCAAGGCGATCCAGCAGGAGTTGGGCGAGACCGACGAGCGGCAGACCGAGGTGTCCGAGTACAGGAAGAAGATCGAGGCCGCGGGCCTGCCAGAGCACGTCAACGCCAAGGCAGTCGAGGAGCTGGGCCGGCTGGAGAAGATGCCTCCCATGGTCGCGGAGGCCGTGGTCGTTCGAACCTACCTCGACTGGATCCTGGCCGTTCCGTGGACCTCGCGGACCGAGGACCGGCTCGACATTGACGAAGCGCGCAAGATCCTGGACGAGGACCACTACGGGCTGGAGAAGGCCAAGGACCGCGTGATCGAGTACCTGGCCGTCCGCAAGCTCTCCCCGGAGTCGCGGGGCCCCATTCTCTGCTTCGTGGGACCGCCGGGCGTCGGCAAGACCTCGGTCGGCAAGTCCATCGCGCGAGCACTGGGCCGCAAGTTCGTGCGGATCTCGCTGGGCGGCGTGCGCGATGAGGCAGAGATCCGCGGTCACCGCCGCACGTATGTCGGCGCTTTGCCGGGCCGCATCGTGCAGGGAATGAAGACGGCCGGAAGCCGCAATCCCGTGTTCATGCTCGACGAGATTGACAAGTTGGGCATGGACTTCCGAGGCGATCCGTCGGCCGCGCTGCTCGAGGCGCTTGATCCCGAGCAGAACCATGCCTTCAGCGATCACTACATGGAACTCGCCCTCGACCTGAGCGAGGTCATGTTCATAACCACAGCAAATATCCTGGAAACGATTCCCCCGGCGCTCCGTGATCGCATGGAGGTCATTCGGTTTCCCGGCTACATCGAGGAGGAGAAGGTCAAGATCGCCGAGCAGTTCTTGATTCCGAAGCAGCGAAAGGCCAACGGCTTGACCCCCGAGCAGATCGTCTTCACCACTGAAGCCCTGAGGACCGTCGCGCGTGAATACACGCGCGAGGCCGGGGTGCGCAATCTGGAGCGCGAGATCGGCAGCATCTGCCGAAAGGTCGCCACCGGGGTCGCTCGCGGGACCTCTACCGGGGAGCGCGTCACGCGCGCGAACATGCACAAGTACCTCGGCCCTCCCAAGTTTCGGTTCGGGGCTGCTGAGAGGGAAGACGAGGTAGGGGTGGCGACCGGTCTTGTCTACACAGAGATGGGCGGCGACATCGTTGCGGTCGAGGCCACGCTGATGCGCGGGGAGGGCAAACTGTCGCTGACCGGACAGCTAGGTGATGTGATGAAGGAGTCGGCCCAGGCGGCGCTTTCCTACGTGAGGTCGCGCGCCAGGCGGTACGGCGCGGATGAAGAGTTCTACCAGCGCACGGACGTGCACATCCACGTCCCTGCCGGCGCTGTGCCCAAGGACGGCCCGTCAGCGGGAATCACGATGGCAACGGCCCTGGCGTCGGCCGTTTCGGGCAGGCCGGTGCGGAGGGATGTGGCCATGACAGGCGAGATCACCCTGCGCGGCCGGATCCTGGCGATCGGAGGGCTCAAGGAGAAGGTGCTGGCGGCTCACCGGTCCGGCCTGAGAACGGTCATCCTTCCCAAGGAGAACGAGAAGGACCTTCAGGATATCCCGGCCAACGTGCGCAAGCAGGTGCGGCTCGTGTTGGTGGACCACATGGACGCGGTTCTCAACGAGGCCCTGCTGCCGCAGCAAGGGCAGGAGGTGCCCTCTCCGGCGCCGGTTGTGGCGCCGCCCGCGCCGTTTGTTCCGCCGATGCCGCCGGTGCCGATCAAGCCCGAACGCCGGCCGCCAGAGCCGCAGGTAAGCTAA
- the lexA gene encoding transcriptional repressor LexA produces MASGLTRRQQEILAFVTRFIESRGYPPSVREIGQAMGLTSSSTVHSHLEALERKGCLRRDPSKPRALELLRGAPGAGRQYLGVALPLIGRVAAGTPILADQNIEDYVPVPSGWTDGAEAFVLRVHGDSMIEAGILDRDLLVVRRQQTARNGDIVVARLEDEVTVKQFFRERGRVRLQPANAAMEPTYADEIVVEGKAVAVLRRLD; encoded by the coding sequence ATGGCATCCGGGCTCACGCGGCGACAGCAAGAGATCCTTGCCTTCGTGACGCGCTTCATAGAATCGCGCGGATACCCGCCCTCGGTACGCGAGATCGGCCAGGCGATGGGGTTGACCAGCAGCTCGACCGTGCACAGTCACCTGGAGGCGCTCGAGCGCAAGGGTTGCCTGCGCCGCGATCCCAGCAAGCCGCGTGCGCTTGAGCTGCTGCGTGGCGCCCCCGGAGCGGGCAGGCAGTATCTGGGCGTCGCGCTGCCGCTGATCGGACGCGTCGCCGCCGGCACCCCGATTCTCGCCGACCAGAACATCGAGGACTATGTGCCGGTGCCCTCCGGCTGGACAGACGGGGCCGAGGCGTTCGTGCTGCGGGTGCACGGTGATAGCATGATCGAGGCAGGCATCCTCGACCGCGACCTGCTGGTTGTGCGACGCCAGCAGACCGCCCGCAACGGCGACATTGTGGTGGCGCGACTCGAGGACGAGGTTACTGTCAAGCAGTTCTTCCGCGAGCGCGGGCGGGTCCGTCTGCAGCCTGCCAACGCGGCCATGGAGCCGACCTACGCCGACGAGATCGTTGTCGAGGGCAAGGCAGTAGCGGTGCTTCGCCGCCTGGACTGA
- a CDS encoding valine--tRNA ligase has translation MGKEARAVPYDPMAVEPRRYQGWLDSGCFHAPVDPARRPFAIMMPLPNITGTLHMGHALNHAVQDLLTRWRRMQGYNAMWLPGTDHASIGTHVVMERELAKQGKTRFDLGRERFLEFAWQWKEKYGELIYGQIRRMGSGCDWDRVVFTLDPGYYGAVIESFLRLYARGYIYFGKRMINWCPKDLTSVSDLEVNYQSVASSLWYVQYRGAGGGEGITIATQRPETILADVAVAVHPDDPRYQEQVGREVLVPIVNRRIPVIADTRVDPEFGTGALKITPGHDPLDNEIGVQHGLPVLIILDESGRMTAETGPYAGMDRFAAREAVARDLEASGLVVRQEPYTTSVGACGRCGTVLEPYITDQWFCRMDELARPAIEAVRQGRVRFHPERWTKVYLDWMESIHDWNISRRLWWGHRIPVYHCPNGHPNAAREAPERCAECESTDLRQEEQILDTWFSSALWPFATLGWPERTADLEYFYPTSVLATGRDIIFLWVARMIMFGLEFMGDVPFTDVYINPMVQNLEGRRMSKSLGTGLDPLDYVEGGYGADALRYALILRCSQGQQDLRFGEKMLEDIRNFNNKIWNAARFVQMHLGGFRPEAGAASGSLGAIDRWILSRYGRLICEATEMLEAYDFDKAARRLHEFVWSEYCDWYLELAKVDLYRENLDPARRQAIQHTLWTVLEGIMRLLHPIMPHITEEIWQALPHEGSTIVTARWPDGRGVPRDGTAEAQVEVLMAVVRAVRSLRADLGLAPAAAVAPLLEAGEDARPLLEAHREYLSWLMRAPGLRIVGDEGGSPARGAVGTVAARVRVTLEVAESDRIRARHRLQADLASVRADLDRITRKLADASFVAKAPAEVVEEERRREREIRGRQQALEGYVRDLG, from the coding sequence ATGGGGAAGGAAGCACGGGCAGTGCCGTACGACCCGATGGCCGTGGAGCCACGGCGGTACCAGGGGTGGCTGGACAGCGGCTGCTTCCACGCCCCGGTAGATCCGGCCAGGCGGCCGTTCGCGATCATGATGCCGCTCCCCAATATCACGGGAACGCTCCACATGGGACACGCCCTCAATCACGCTGTGCAGGACCTCCTCACTCGCTGGCGCCGCATGCAGGGGTACAACGCCATGTGGCTGCCCGGCACCGACCACGCCAGCATAGGTACCCACGTGGTCATGGAGCGGGAGCTGGCCAAGCAGGGGAAGACCCGCTTCGACCTGGGCCGTGAGCGGTTCCTGGAGTTTGCCTGGCAGTGGAAGGAGAAGTACGGCGAGCTGATCTACGGCCAGATCCGGCGGATGGGGTCTGGCTGTGATTGGGACCGCGTCGTCTTCACGCTGGATCCCGGGTACTACGGCGCGGTCATCGAGAGCTTCCTGCGGCTGTATGCCAGGGGCTACATCTACTTCGGCAAGCGGATGATCAACTGGTGCCCGAAGGACCTGACCAGCGTGTCAGACCTCGAGGTGAACTACCAGAGTGTGGCCAGTTCCCTTTGGTATGTTCAGTATCGCGGGGCAGGTGGGGGAGAGGGGATCACGATCGCGACACAGCGCCCTGAGACGATCCTCGCGGACGTGGCCGTGGCCGTGCACCCCGACGACCCCCGGTACCAGGAACAGGTGGGTCGAGAGGTCCTGGTGCCCATCGTTAACCGCCGGATACCCGTGATCGCCGACACCCGTGTGGACCCAGAGTTTGGCACCGGCGCGTTGAAGATCACCCCGGGCCACGACCCGCTCGACAACGAGATTGGCGTGCAGCACGGCCTGCCGGTGCTGATTATCCTCGATGAGTCCGGCCGGATGACCGCTGAGACCGGGCCCTATGCCGGCATGGACCGGTTCGCCGCCAGGGAGGCGGTGGCCCGGGACCTGGAGGCCTCCGGCTTGGTTGTACGGCAGGAACCATATACAACCAGCGTGGGCGCGTGCGGGCGCTGCGGCACCGTGCTCGAGCCGTACATCACCGACCAGTGGTTCTGCCGCATGGACGAGCTCGCCCGGCCCGCGATCGAGGCCGTACGCCAGGGCAGGGTGCGCTTCCATCCGGAGCGGTGGACCAAGGTCTACCTGGACTGGATGGAAAGCATCCACGACTGGAACATCAGCCGGCGGCTGTGGTGGGGACACCGCATCCCGGTCTACCACTGCCCCAACGGCCATCCGAACGCCGCGCGCGAGGCTCCCGAGCGCTGTGCTGAGTGCGAGAGCACCGACCTGCGCCAGGAGGAGCAGATCCTGGACACCTGGTTCTCATCCGCGCTGTGGCCGTTTGCCACGCTGGGCTGGCCGGAACGGACAGCAGACCTCGAGTACTTCTATCCAACCAGCGTGCTGGCGACCGGACGGGATATCATCTTCCTCTGGGTGGCCAGGATGATCATGTTCGGCCTCGAGTTCATGGGCGACGTCCCGTTCACCGACGTCTACATCAACCCGATGGTTCAGAACCTGGAAGGCCGGCGCATGAGCAAGTCGCTCGGCACCGGGCTGGACCCACTCGACTACGTGGAGGGGGGCTACGGTGCCGACGCGCTGCGCTACGCGCTCATCCTGCGCTGCTCGCAGGGCCAGCAGGACCTGCGCTTCGGCGAGAAGATGCTCGAGGACATTCGGAACTTCAACAACAAGATCTGGAACGCCGCGCGGTTCGTCCAGATGCACCTGGGGGGGTTCCGGCCTGAGGCAGGCGCCGCATCCGGCTCGCTTGGGGCGATTGACAGGTGGATTCTGAGCCGCTACGGCCGGCTCATCTGCGAGGCCACGGAGATGCTGGAGGCCTATGACTTCGACAAGGCGGCGCGGCGGCTGCACGAGTTCGTCTGGTCGGAATACTGCGACTGGTACCTGGAACTGGCCAAGGTGGACCTCTACCGGGAGAACCTGGACCCGGCGCGCCGGCAGGCCATTCAGCACACCTTGTGGACCGTGCTGGAGGGCATCATGCGGCTGCTCCACCCGATAATGCCGCACATCACCGAGGAGATCTGGCAAGCGCTTCCCCACGAGGGCAGCACCATCGTGACGGCCCGATGGCCGGACGGCCGTGGCGTACCGCGAGATGGAACCGCTGAAGCACAGGTCGAGGTCCTCATGGCCGTGGTGCGCGCCGTGCGGTCGCTTCGGGCCGACCTGGGTCTGGCGCCGGCCGCGGCCGTCGCTCCTTTGCTCGAGGCCGGCGAGGACGCGCGCCCGCTACTCGAGGCGCACCGCGAGTACCTGTCCTGGTTGATGCGGGCCCCGGGCCTGAGGATCGTGGGGGATGAGGGCGGGAGTCCTGCCCGGGGCGCGGTGGGCACGGTGGCGGCCAGGGTGAGGGTTACCCTTGAGGTCGCCGAGTCCGACCGGATCAGGGCGCGGCACCGCCTGCAGGCCGACCTCGCATCCGTGCGGGCGGATCTCGACCGCATCACGCGCAAACTGGCCGATGCTTCGTTCGTGGCAAAGGCACCGGCCGAGGTGGTGGAGGAAGAGCGGCGGCGCGAGCGCGAGATCCGCGGTCGCCAGCAGGCCCTCGAAGGATACGTGAGGGATCTGGGCTAG
- a CDS encoding aminotransferase class I/II-fold pyridoxal phosphate-dependent enzyme, with product MQSQRLRRIGAYMFADLDRKQAVLEARGVDVINLGVGDPDLPTPPHIVRALEEGAQDPRTHRYPPYRGTEAFLRAAADWILSRFGVRVDPEQEVLALIGSKEGLAHLPWAVLNPSEVALVPDPGYPVYRSSTIMAEGEVVAMPLEADRGFLPDFDRIPTEVLRRARLVFLNYPNNPTGATADLEFFARAVEFARRHNLLVAHDNSYCEIAYDGYRPPSILEVDGAREVAIELHSLSKAFNMTGWRVGFAAGCAEAVGALGALKTNVDSGVFRAVQHAAVAALTGPQDVITPTLATYRSRRDRLVSALRSVGWSPPVPRATLYVWMPTPGGASSVAFAAEVLERTGVVITPGIGYGTHGEGYVRLSLTTPDARLDEALDRIRKAYA from the coding sequence ATGCAGTCACAGCGACTTCGCAGAATCGGCGCTTACATGTTTGCCGACCTCGACCGCAAGCAGGCCGTGCTGGAAGCTCGTGGGGTGGATGTGATCAACCTTGGGGTAGGGGATCCCGACCTGCCGACGCCGCCGCACATCGTACGTGCCCTTGAGGAAGGCGCCCAGGACCCGCGCACGCACCGGTATCCGCCCTACCGGGGAACCGAGGCGTTCCTGCGGGCGGCCGCGGATTGGATTCTGAGCCGGTTCGGCGTGCGCGTGGATCCTGAGCAAGAGGTGCTGGCGCTCATCGGCTCAAAGGAAGGCCTGGCACACCTGCCCTGGGCCGTGTTGAACCCCTCCGAGGTCGCGCTCGTGCCCGATCCAGGTTACCCGGTCTACCGGTCCTCAACGATAATGGCCGAGGGCGAAGTGGTGGCGATGCCGCTGGAGGCCGACCGCGGCTTCCTGCCGGATTTCGACCGCATTCCCACGGAGGTTCTGCGGCGCGCGCGGCTGGTCTTTCTCAACTACCCCAACAACCCCACCGGTGCCACCGCCGATCTGGAGTTCTTCGCGCGCGCGGTGGAGTTCGCACGACGCCACAATCTGCTGGTCGCGCATGACAACTCCTACTGCGAGATCGCCTACGACGGCTACCGCCCCCCGAGCATCCTCGAGGTGGACGGCGCCCGGGAGGTGGCGATAGAACTTCACTCGCTTTCCAAGGCGTTCAACATGACCGGATGGCGGGTTGGGTTTGCCGCAGGATGCGCCGAGGCCGTAGGCGCGTTGGGCGCGCTCAAGACCAATGTGGACTCCGGCGTCTTCCGGGCGGTACAGCACGCGGCGGTGGCCGCGCTCACCGGTCCCCAGGATGTTATCACGCCCACGCTCGCGACCTACCGCTCCCGTCGGGATCGGCTTGTCTCAGCCCTGCGCTCGGTCGGGTGGTCCCCGCCGGTGCCGAGGGCGACGCTGTACGTATGGATGCCCACCCCGGGCGGCGCCTCTTCGGTGGCGTTTGCCGCCGAGGTCCTGGAGCGCACCGGCGTGGTCATCACGCCCGGGATCGGCTACGGTACCCACGGTGAGGGATACGTACGCCTGTCGCTCACCACCCCGGACGCGCGGCTCGACGAGGCGCTGGATCGCATCCGGAAGGCCTATGCGTAG
- the hflX gene encoding GTPase HflX, with the protein MLETLERRKAPANRIAGVDLIEILAHLAHALKREVGVLLDRNGTVAHVIVSRRWQSLADEMGRRVGGRGSMLRYIEAHPHADGRPDDGDSRVLERLDLDLVITVGTSRGRPTGFWLLEQTQTRAAGDGTRTAVEGPHALAVLDDLDLQPLTRMADAARRRAGARATTMGRPERAVMVALDRSGDAGPSLAELSSLARTAGADPVATVIQRRTRPDPARYLGKGKVDEVLRTTEASTADLVLVDDELTPVQQRVLESDLGVKVLDRTALVLDIFAQRARSREGRLQVELAQLNYLLPRLTGRGVLLSRLGGGIGTRGPGETKLEVDRRRIRSRITELQREINAVQRHRGRQRRPRQDAALPQVALVGYTNTGKSTLLNALTGAGVFVEDKLFATLDPTVRRLVLPDRRPIVLADTVGFIRRLPTQLIAAFRATLEEVVHADLLLHVADASHPDWPEQVRVVTEVLASLGAGSHPTLLVLNKTDALTPERVRRLIAANPEAVAVSAARSEGLPGLLDAIGRRLPEPWVRLRLHVPYSDARLVAQIHDQGRVMAQRYGEEGVWIEAEVPGPLAVQLRALKTPALARRPGQRGQSRRRSTATALPSTTISSA; encoded by the coding sequence ATGCTGGAGACCCTTGAGCGGCGGAAGGCGCCGGCGAACCGCATTGCAGGCGTAGACCTGATCGAGATTCTCGCCCACCTCGCCCACGCGCTCAAGCGCGAGGTGGGCGTGCTCCTCGACCGCAACGGCACGGTCGCCCACGTGATAGTGAGCCGGCGCTGGCAGTCCCTTGCTGACGAGATGGGACGGCGGGTGGGGGGACGCGGTTCCATGCTGCGATACATCGAAGCACATCCCCACGCCGACGGCCGGCCCGACGACGGCGACTCCCGGGTGCTCGAACGGCTCGACCTGGACCTGGTGATCACCGTGGGCACCAGCCGCGGCCGCCCCACGGGATTCTGGTTGTTGGAACAGACCCAGACCAGGGCTGCGGGAGACGGCACCAGGACGGCCGTGGAAGGACCGCACGCGCTCGCAGTGCTCGATGATCTGGACCTCCAGCCGCTCACGCGCATGGCCGACGCCGCTCGGCGGCGGGCCGGCGCGCGAGCCACCACCATGGGCCGGCCGGAGCGCGCGGTAATGGTCGCCCTGGACCGCTCCGGGGATGCGGGCCCATCGCTGGCCGAACTCTCGAGCCTGGCCCGGACGGCCGGGGCAGACCCGGTCGCCACAGTGATTCAGCGCCGCACCCGGCCTGACCCTGCTCGCTACCTGGGAAAGGGCAAGGTGGACGAGGTCCTGCGTACCACCGAGGCGTCCACAGCCGATCTGGTCCTGGTTGACGACGAACTTACGCCTGTGCAGCAGCGGGTGCTGGAGAGCGACCTCGGCGTCAAGGTTCTGGACCGCACCGCGCTCGTGCTCGACATCTTCGCTCAGCGCGCCAGGAGCCGGGAGGGCCGGCTGCAGGTCGAACTCGCCCAGCTCAACTACCTGCTGCCCCGCCTCACCGGCCGCGGGGTGCTGCTCTCAAGGCTGGGAGGCGGGATCGGTACGCGCGGGCCCGGCGAGACGAAGCTGGAGGTTGACCGCAGGCGTATCCGCTCCAGAATCACTGAACTGCAGCGCGAGATCAACGCGGTCCAGCGGCACCGGGGACGGCAACGGCGGCCCCGGCAGGATGCCGCTCTACCCCAGGTCGCGCTTGTGGGTTACACGAACACGGGCAAGTCCACGCTGCTCAACGCCCTGACCGGAGCCGGGGTATTCGTGGAGGACAAGTTGTTTGCCACGCTGGACCCAACGGTACGACGCCTGGTGCTGCCGGACCGGCGGCCGATCGTGCTGGCGGACACGGTCGGGTTCATCCGGCGGCTGCCCACGCAGCTCATTGCGGCGTTTCGCGCCACGCTCGAAGAGGTAGTGCACGCCGACCTGCTGCTCCACGTGGCCGACGCCAGCCATCCTGATTGGCCCGAGCAGGTTCGCGTCGTGACAGAAGTGCTGGCCTCACTGGGAGCAGGCAGTCATCCCACGCTCCTTGTCCTTAACAAGACCGATGCGTTGACCCCAGAACGGGTGCGGCGGTTGATCGCGGCAAACCCGGAGGCCGTGGCCGTGTCGGCGGCGCGAAGCGAAGGGCTTCCCGGACTGCTTGACGCAATCGGGCGCAGGCTGCCTGAGCCGTGGGTACGGCTTCGCCTGCACGTGCCCTACAGCGATGCCAGGCTCGTGGCGCAGATCCATGACCAGGGCAGGGTGATGGCACAGCGGTACGGGGAGGAGGGGGTCTGGATTGAGGCCGAGGTCCCTGGACCGCTCGCGGTGCAACTGCGGGCGCTTAAGACCCCGGCGCTGGCGCGCCGGCCCGGGCAAAGGGGTCAGTCCAGGCGGCGAAGCACCGCTACTGCCTTGCCCTCGACAACGATCTCGTCGGCGTAG
- a CDS encoding enoyl-CoA hydratase (Catalyzes the reversible hydration of unsaturated fatty acyl-CoA to beta-hydroxyacyl-CoA): protein MAYSNILVDQFDAVAVITLNRPKVLNALNRETMDDLAAALDAIETDDNVRCVVLTGGERAFAAGADVNEFASATPAEMLAGYRFEQWERVRKFSKPIIAAVRGFALGGGCELAMACDMIIAGDGARFGQPEINIGIIPGAGGTQRLTRAAGKARAMDLILTGRPISATDAQAIGLVTRVVPDEAVLDEARALAVQIASKPPVAVRMAKDAILKAFDTTLEGGLDYERKAFYLLFATEDKTEGIRAFLEKRAPNWKGR, encoded by the coding sequence ATGGCCTACAGCAACATCCTCGTAGATCAATTCGATGCCGTGGCGGTGATCACGTTGAACCGCCCCAAGGTGCTCAACGCGCTCAACCGGGAAACGATGGACGATCTGGCCGCTGCGCTGGATGCCATCGAAACAGACGATAATGTGCGATGCGTGGTCCTGACCGGAGGCGAGCGGGCGTTTGCCGCCGGCGCCGACGTGAACGAGTTCGCCTCGGCCACGCCTGCGGAGATGCTTGCCGGCTACAGGTTCGAGCAGTGGGAGCGAGTCCGCAAGTTCAGCAAACCCATCATCGCTGCAGTGCGCGGGTTCGCCCTCGGCGGTGGTTGCGAGCTGGCGATGGCCTGCGACATGATCATCGCAGGGGATGGGGCCCGGTTCGGCCAGCCCGAGATCAACATCGGGATCATCCCCGGCGCCGGCGGCACGCAGCGCCTGACGCGCGCCGCCGGAAAGGCACGGGCCATGGATCTGATACTGACCGGCCGTCCAATCTCCGCGACCGATGCCCAGGCCATCGGCCTGGTCACGCGCGTCGTGCCCGACGAGGCGGTCCTGGACGAGGCCAGGGCCCTGGCAGTTCAGATCGCCTCCAAGCCGCCGGTTGCGGTCCGCATGGCCAAGGACGCGATCCTGAAGGCGTTCGACACCACGCTCGAGGGCGGGCTCGACTACGAACGCAAGGCGTTCTACCTGCTGTTCGCCACAGAGGACAAGACCGAGGGCATCCGCGCGTTCCTGGAGAAACGAGCGCCAAACTGGAAGGGGCGCTGA
- a CDS encoding 2-(1,2-epoxy-1,2-dihydrophenyl)acetyl-CoA isomerase, whose translation MALSFDDGALTVTLNRPGSLNAINEQMATDVNDVVGFAGRTAEVRCVVLIGAGRGFCSGQDLRDRAGTAGISYGELVRARLNPIILGLRTLEKPVIAAINGVAAGAGCSLALAADLRIASDRASFALGFSRIGLIPDGGATFLLPRLVGTGRSLEIAFSDEPIGAAEALRLGLVNRVVPHDDLPAATSQLALRLAQGPTRAFGLAKHAINAGLCASLETALENEALLQETAGQTSDHREGLAAFLEKRQPRFEGR comes from the coding sequence CTGGCTCTGTCGTTTGACGATGGCGCGCTCACGGTGACGCTGAACCGGCCGGGCTCATTGAACGCGATCAACGAGCAGATGGCTACCGATGTGAACGACGTCGTCGGGTTTGCTGGGCGAACGGCCGAGGTGAGGTGTGTTGTCCTGATCGGGGCGGGGAGGGGGTTCTGCTCAGGGCAGGACCTTCGCGATCGGGCCGGAACCGCGGGGATTTCCTACGGCGAACTCGTCCGGGCGCGACTGAACCCGATCATCCTCGGGCTGCGGACGCTGGAGAAGCCGGTGATTGCCGCGATCAACGGCGTCGCTGCCGGTGCCGGGTGCAGCCTGGCACTCGCAGCAGACCTGCGGATCGCGTCAGACCGTGCATCGTTCGCCCTGGGCTTCTCCCGGATCGGCTTGATCCCCGACGGGGGAGCCACATTCCTGCTGCCGCGTCTGGTGGGGACGGGCCGCTCCCTGGAGATAGCCTTCAGCGATGAGCCGATAGGGGCGGCAGAGGCCCTGCGGCTGGGCCTGGTGAACCGCGTGGTACCCCATGATGATCTGCCCGCGGCGACATCCCAACTCGCGCTGCGGCTTGCCCAGGGCCCAACACGCGCCTTTGGGCTTGCCAAGCACGCCATCAATGCCGGCCTGTGCGCATCACTCGAAACCGCACTCGAAAACGAAGCGCTTCTCCAGGAGACCGCCGGCCAAACCTCCGACCACAGAGAAGGCCTGGCTGCGTTTCTCGAGAAGCGGCAGCCGCGGTTCGAGGGGCGGTAA